One stretch of Humidesulfovibrio mexicanus DNA includes these proteins:
- a CDS encoding glycosyltransferase family 2 protein gives MKTTLLVMTLNEIDGMKAIMPRIKREWVDQIIVVDGGSTDGTIEWAKEQGYQVYVQKKRGFRHAYEEVMPLIEGDVIVTFSPDGNSVAEILPDLIAKMREGYDMVIASRYLGPAKSADDDIVTGFGNWLFTKTVNLLHGGKYTDVMVIYRAYKKQLAYDLELMGDSAFALPEKLFGTKISWEPLLSCRAAKRKLKIAEIPGDEPPRIGGERKLQVLRWGAAYYFQFLREVVWWK, from the coding sequence ATGAAGACAACGCTTCTGGTCATGACGCTTAATGAAATCGATGGCATGAAGGCCATCATGCCGCGCATCAAGCGCGAGTGGGTGGACCAGATCATCGTGGTCGATGGCGGCTCCACAGATGGCACCATTGAGTGGGCCAAGGAGCAGGGCTATCAGGTGTACGTGCAGAAGAAGCGCGGTTTTCGCCACGCCTACGAGGAAGTCATGCCGCTTATCGAAGGCGACGTGATCGTCACCTTCAGCCCGGACGGCAACTCCGTGGCCGAAATCCTGCCCGACCTCATCGCCAAGATGCGCGAAGGCTACGACATGGTCATCGCCTCACGCTACCTTGGCCCGGCCAAGAGCGCGGACGACGACATCGTCACCGGCTTCGGCAACTGGCTCTTCACCAAGACGGTCAACCTGCTGCACGGCGGCAAATACACCGATGTCATGGTCATCTACCGCGCCTATAAGAAACAGCTGGCCTACGACCTGGAGCTGATGGGCGATTCGGCTTTCGCCCTGCCGGAAAAACTCTTCGGCACCAAGATCAGCTGGGAGCCGCTGCTCTCCTGCCGGGCGGCCAAGCGCAAGCTCAAAATCGCGGAGATCCCCGGCGATGAGCCACCACGCATCGGCGGCGAGCGCAAGCTGCAGGTCCTGCGCTGGGGCGCCGCATACTACTTCCAGTTCCTGCGCGAAGTGGTGTGGTGGAAATAG
- a CDS encoding adenylyltransferase/cytidyltransferase family protein, translating to MSRFDRSQLRLLPLHERRHDLTLEVIMELSPVGPSPIRDRMRPIAARLAQARENGAARVLMMGGHVIRSGVQPYLVDLMRRGLISCIAMNGACAIHDFEFALIGATTESVARYIASGQFGLWCETGQLNDVVNAAYAANPGEGMGLALGRAIAEGDYPHKEHSLLAWAYRLGVATTVHVAIGQDIVHEHPNFDAAATGAMSYNDFLTFAAQLQGLEGGVLMNFGSAVMAPEVYLKALSMVRNTAHADGRSITRFTTLVCDLHDLPENPRVEPLKTTPAYYFRPWKTMLARTVREGGEGYYVRGRHADTVPALWTELRALERGEPAPPVVEPGAVVLENPKVLDVRVLAERVAQMRAHGLKVVHCHGCFDLMHPGHIKYFQAARRMGDALVVTLSPDRFVDKGPGRPAYSESLRAESIAALECVDLVAVNQWPTAVETLRLLRPDVYVKGQEFEKLEDRTGKLQQEYAVARELGIEMAFTHEIVFSSTRLLNAYFRATPENGHGE from the coding sequence ATGAGTAGATTTGACCGCAGCCAGTTGCGCTTGCTTCCGCTCCACGAGCGCCGCCATGATCTGACCCTTGAGGTGATCATGGAGCTGTCCCCCGTGGGGCCCAGCCCCATTCGAGACCGTATGCGGCCTATCGCCGCAAGGCTTGCCCAGGCCAGGGAGAATGGCGCGGCCCGCGTCCTCATGATGGGCGGCCACGTCATCCGTTCCGGTGTGCAGCCGTATCTTGTGGACCTTATGCGACGGGGCCTGATTTCTTGTATCGCGATGAACGGGGCCTGCGCCATCCACGACTTCGAGTTCGCGCTTATCGGAGCCACCACGGAAAGCGTGGCCCGGTACATCGCCAGCGGCCAGTTCGGCCTCTGGTGCGAGACCGGACAGCTCAACGACGTGGTGAACGCGGCGTACGCCGCCAATCCCGGAGAGGGCATGGGTTTGGCCCTCGGCCGGGCGATAGCCGAAGGCGACTACCCCCACAAGGAGCACAGTCTGCTTGCATGGGCCTACCGCCTTGGGGTTGCAACCACAGTCCATGTGGCCATTGGCCAGGATATCGTGCATGAGCACCCGAACTTTGACGCTGCGGCCACCGGGGCCATGTCCTACAATGATTTTTTGACCTTTGCGGCGCAGCTTCAGGGACTTGAGGGCGGAGTGCTCATGAATTTCGGTTCCGCCGTCATGGCCCCGGAGGTGTACCTCAAGGCCTTGAGCATGGTCCGCAACACGGCACATGCCGACGGGCGCAGCATCACGCGGTTCACCACGCTGGTGTGCGACCTCCACGACTTGCCAGAAAACCCTCGCGTCGAGCCGCTCAAAACAACCCCGGCCTATTATTTCCGGCCGTGGAAGACGATGCTCGCGCGAACCGTGCGCGAGGGTGGCGAAGGCTATTACGTGCGCGGCCGCCATGCCGACACCGTTCCGGCCCTGTGGACCGAACTGCGCGCCCTGGAGCGAGGCGAACCCGCGCCTCCGGTCGTCGAGCCTGGAGCCGTCGTTCTTGAGAATCCGAAGGTGCTGGATGTGCGCGTTCTGGCCGAACGCGTGGCGCAGATGCGCGCGCACGGGCTCAAGGTGGTGCATTGCCACGGCTGTTTTGACCTGATGCATCCCGGGCACATCAAGTATTTCCAGGCCGCCCGGCGCATGGGCGACGCCCTTGTGGTCACGCTTTCCCCGGACCGCTTTGTGGACAAGGGGCCTGGGCGGCCAGCATACTCCGAGAGTCTGCGCGCGGAGAGCATCGCCGCGTTGGAGTGCGTGGACCTTGTGGCCGTCAACCAGTGGCCCACGGCCGTGGAGACGCTGCGCCTGCTGCGTCCGGACGTTTACGTCAAGGGGCAGGAGTTCGAAAAGCTTGAGGACAGGACCGGCAAGCTGCAGCAGGAATATGCCGTAGCACGCGAGCTTGGCATCGAGATGGCGTTCACGCACGAAATCGTTTTTTCCTCTACCCGGCTTTTGAACGCCTATTTCCGCGCCACGCCGGAAAACGGACATGGAGAGTGA